The Thermodesulfobium sp. 4217-1 genome window below encodes:
- a CDS encoding universal stress protein: MYKKILVAIDGSVHTPMVLDSAISLAKAFDSTVEICHAICMPPMLPDLMGGEVAFMPQMIEDLEKNGQKVIDDAKKYLEEKGLKDITTFMDIANPANMILERVKNENFDLIVLGSRGLNEFEGFLMGSVSDKISHHAKCSVFIVR; the protein is encoded by the coding sequence ATGTATAAAAAAATTCTTGTTGCTATTGACGGTTCTGTTCACACACCAATGGTCCTTGACAGTGCTATATCCTTAGCAAAAGCCTTTGATAGCACCGTTGAGATCTGCCACGCAATTTGTATGCCGCCAATGCTTCCCGACCTGATGGGCGGAGAGGTTGCATTTATGCCACAGATGATAGAAGACCTTGAGAAAAACGGTCAAAAGGTGATTGACGACGCGAAAAAATATCTGGAAGAAAAGGGATTAAAAGACATAACTACTTTCATGGACATAGCAAATCCTGCAAATATGATCCTTGAAAGGGTGAAAAATGAAAATTTCGATCTGATAGTCTTGGGCAGCAGAGGACTTAATGAATTTGAAGGCTTTCTGATGGGGAGCGTATCAGACAAAATCAGCCATCATGCAAAGTGTTCGGTATTTATCGTTAGATAA